From Candidatus Binatia bacterium:
CCTTTCGACCTCCAAACCTGCCGCGGCGCACACCGACGCGGGCGCCGCCAGTGAAACCTCAAGTTTCGCTCGATTCTTCATCTCGAGCCTGGTTTTCGCGCTCAGCTTCGGCGCCACGCTCGGCGCCCTGGCCCTGGCCAACATCACACTGCCAGCATGGAACTTCCTGGGAAGCATGCCGTTCGGGGCGGCGAAGACGGCGCACGCGTACGCGCAGGTTTTTGGTTTTGCCACCCTGTTTATCATGGGCGTGGCGTACCACACGATGCCGCGCTACAAGTCGACGTCGCTCGCGGATCCGGGTTTGGCATCGACTTCGTTCTGGCTGCAGGCGGGCGGCGTCCTGCTGCTGGCGGTTGGCATGCTGATCGGGCCGCCGCTGAGTGTCATCACGTGGCTGGTGGGAACGGCGTCGCTATTCTGCGCTGCCGTTGCCTTCGGTTCGATCGTGCATCGCACGCTGGCCGCGACCCCTCCGCTGCCTGAGGGCTTCGAGCCCTACCTGCGCGCCGGGTGTGTCTGGCTGGTGGTTGCCGCCGCCCTCTCCGTTCTCTCCGTGGCCGCGGCGGCGGGTGTCGGCATCGGCTTCCTGCCTGCGGTGTGGGCCGCGGCGCTGTGGGGATTCATCGGCTGCTGGATCTTCGGCATGAGCCTGCGGGTTCTGCCGGCGTTCATGGGTTTGCCAACCCCGCGAAAGCGGATGCTCCTGTTCGCACTGTACCAAGGAGGGGTTTTCCTCTGGGTGACAAACGCGCTGCTCGAAACCTGGACGCAGGTTCCGTTGCTCCGTGGTGTCGCTGGTGCGGCCCTGGCGCTGAGCACGGCGGTATTCGTGCTGCGGCTCGGCATCTTCGGTCCGCGCCTAGATTCGGGGCAGGCCGGGCTCCGCGACGATGAGCGCTTCATCCTCACGGCCTACGTCTGGTTGATCGCAGCGTTGGTCTTCGAGCCGGGTTGGACCGCAGTCACGGCTGCGGCCGGAACGACCGCGTCGCGGGTGGTCCTCGATCTCGGCCGGCATGCCTTCACCCTCGGGTTTCTCACGCAGATGATCATCGGCGTGGCCACCCGCATCGTCCCGGTGTTCACCGGCAATCGATTGTGGAGCCCCGTATGGAGTGCGGCGACCTACTACCTGCTCAACGCCGCCGTAGCCGTCCGCGGGCTGCAAGTGGTGGTCGGGCTGGGCGGCATCGGCGCGGTTGGACCGTACGTGTCCCTCTCAGGCCCGCTTGGCCTCGCGGCCTTCGTCGCCTTCACCACGAACACCTTCATGACGATGCGGATGCGTCGGCAGGCCGCGATCGCCACGGTGCCCGTGCCGGTCCGGCATGCCGTAGCAGGAGGAGAATAATGGGCGCGATCACCATGCGAGTCCAGGCCAGTCCGCGGGTGGAGCTTGCAATGCCGTTGCAGCTCGATCCGATTGTCGTGCGCGATCCATTTCTCGAGTTCCTGGGTCTGGTTGGCCCACTTCAGCCCATTGCCGTCACCTTCGAGGAGCTGGTGAAGGCTGCGGGCCATCTCTGCCCCACCGTCGCCGGAGCGTATCTCATCCTGCGGCACGGGCTCACCGCGTTGTACGGCAGCGAGCCGGCGGTGCGTGGGGAGGTGCGGGTCACAGCCTACGGTGGCCCGCAGGATTTCGGCTACGGACCGATCGCTCAACTGGTGAATCTCGTCATCGGGGCGGCGCCGGAGACCGGCTTCGCAGGGCTCGGCCCGGGGCGGTTTGCTCGCCGCAATTTGTTTGTCTTCAAACCCGAGGATCTTCGCCGCAACGAGTTCGATTTCGAGCG
This genomic window contains:
- a CDS encoding DUF542 domain-containing protein, which translates into the protein MNTTSFSATTTVDQVIQADAALGRVFAAHGIDTCCGGGATLAEAAERGGIGLEALLQALGSGRVVQASPPAQGRTAASLSTSKPAAAHTDAGAASETSSFARFFISSLVFALSFGATLGALALANITLPAWNFLGSMPFGAAKTAHAYAQVFGFATLFIMGVAYHTMPRYKSTSLADPGLASTSFWLQAGGVLLLAVGMLIGPPLSVITWLVGTASLFCAAVAFGSIVHRTLAATPPLPEGFEPYLRAGCVWLVVAAALSVLSVAAAAGVGIGFLPAVWAAALWGFIGCWIFGMSLRVLPAFMGLPTPRKRMLLFALYQGGVFLWVTNALLETWTQVPLLRGVAGAALALSTAVFVLRLGIFGPRLDSGQAGLRDDERFILTAYVWLIAALVFEPGWTAVTAAAGTTASRVVLDLGRHAFTLGFLTQMIIGVATRIVPVFTGNRLWSPVWSAATYYLLNAAVAVRGLQVVVGLGGIGAVGPYVSLSGPLGLAAFVAFTTNTFMTMRMRRQAAIATVPVPVRHAVAGGE